In Haladaptatus paucihalophilus DX253, the following proteins share a genomic window:
- a CDS encoding ABC transporter permease, whose product MANYYVKRTARALLTLWLVVTLTFGMIRLLPGGPLTQLRGKLIRQGYPPQQINSIIETYQNLQPDAPLYAQYFDYITALLHGDMGKSFTYPRTVASIIGEALPWTIFVMVTATIIIFAIAIVWGALMAYKEGTRFDMVSSSLSILLSSIPFYVLAIGLVVLLGYKFQVLPVRYRLSPGVEPGFTLQFVTDALYHAFLPIVSLVISGAGLQALAMRGNSIQVLGEDYVRVARLRGLSDRRISVWYVGRNAVLPMYTGFLTLIGFNLGGSVILEQIFTYPGVGYYLFQGLQNRDYPLMMGIFLVITTALVLSVYIADLSYGRIDPRVQSGDSSEAY is encoded by the coding sequence ATGGCCAACTACTACGTTAAACGAACGGCACGGGCGCTTCTGACCCTCTGGCTCGTCGTCACGCTCACGTTCGGCATGATTCGGCTGTTGCCGGGAGGGCCGTTGACCCAGCTCCGAGGAAAGTTGATCCGACAGGGATACCCGCCACAGCAGATCAACTCCATCATCGAGACGTACCAGAACCTCCAACCGGACGCGCCGCTCTACGCCCAGTACTTCGATTACATCACGGCGCTGCTCCACGGCGACATGGGGAAGTCGTTCACGTACCCGCGAACGGTCGCGAGCATCATCGGCGAAGCGCTACCGTGGACGATATTCGTCATGGTGACGGCGACGATAATCATCTTCGCCATCGCCATCGTCTGGGGCGCATTGATGGCGTACAAGGAAGGAACCAGATTCGACATGGTATCGAGCAGCCTGTCGATTCTGCTCTCCTCGATACCGTTCTACGTCCTCGCCATCGGGCTGGTAGTCCTGCTCGGATACAAGTTTCAGGTGCTGCCGGTTCGGTATCGGCTCAGCCCCGGCGTCGAACCCGGATTCACGCTCCAGTTCGTCACCGACGCACTCTATCACGCGTTCCTGCCCATCGTCTCCCTCGTCATTTCCGGAGCCGGATTGCAGGCGCTCGCGATGCGGGGGAACAGCATTCAGGTGCTCGGCGAGGACTACGTTCGGGTCGCACGACTTCGCGGCCTCTCGGACCGCCGCATCTCGGTGTGGTACGTGGGACGGAACGCCGTCCTCCCGATGTACACGGGCTTTCTGACCCTCATCGGGTTCAACCTCGGCGGGTCCGTCATCCTCGAACAGATATTCACCTATCCGGGCGTCGGCTACTACCTGTTTCAGGGGTTACAGAACCGCGACTATCCGCTGATGATGGGTATCTTCCTCGTCATCACGACGGCGCTCGTGCTCTCGGTGTACATCGCCGACCTGAGTTACGGAAGGATCGACCCGCGGGTTCAATCGGGTGATTCCAGTGAAGCGTACTGA